The Penaeus chinensis breed Huanghai No. 1 chromosome 21, ASM1920278v2, whole genome shotgun sequence genome has a window encoding:
- the LOC125036605 gene encoding U3 small nucleolar ribonucleoprotein protein IMP3-like, whose product MRALKYSEKKLLKHTDFIKWDVDNNLQEVKIMRKYMIQKREDYTQYNKMSREIRDLANKIKDLESKDPYRVEASGKLMEKLYAMGLIPTKWNLQFCNRITASAFCRRRLPCVMVRSRMVQDLRSAITFIEQGHIRVGAEVVKDPAFLVTR is encoded by the exons ATGAGGGCGTTAAAATATTCAGAGAAAAAGCTGCTCAAGCACACAGACTTTATAAAATGGGACGTTGACAACAATTTACAGGAGGtgaagataatgaggaaataTATGATTCAGAAGAGAGAAGATTATACGCA gtACAACAAAATGTCCCGTGAGATCCGTGACTTAGCCAACAAGATCAAGGACTTGGAATCAAAAGACCCCTACAGAGTGGAGGCCAGCGGGAAATTGATGGAGAAATT ATATGCTATGGGACTCATCCCAACCAAGTGGAACCTACAGTTCTGCAATCGCATCACTGCCTCTGCCTTCTGCCGAAGACGTTTGCCATGTGTCATGGTGAGAAGCAGGATGGTCCAGGACTTGCGTTCAGCCATTACCTTCATTGAACAGGGACACATTCGGGTTGGGGCAGAAGTGGTGAAAGATCCTGCCTTCCTTGTCACCAGGTAA